A single window of uncultured Methanospirillum sp. DNA harbors:
- the aglJ gene encoding S-layer glycoprotein N-glycosyltransferase AglJ — MMDIEKDQVCVLIPTLNEEPTIGDLIQRFLDLGYTDILVIDGKSSDRTREIAASSGAKVVIQTGKGKGNAFIQALAFLEKPYVLLLDGDGTYDPEDAVHLLKPLLMGYDQSIGNRLGQENIVSFHRLNLTGNRILNWLFKVAHGRYLYDILSGYRAFTLSSLRRMHLYEEGFGIETEISSEAVKNKDRIAVIPVKYGVRVGTVTKLDPIHDGIKIGRTIYRLAKLNNPIFYFGMIGALITLAGVVMGVYIISEWFRKIDHIPLTILSMMLVIAGLQIFMFGIQSDMLLAYQREMLQEIQNLREEVGSGNKSLNE, encoded by the coding sequence ATGATGGATATCGAGAAGGATCAGGTCTGTGTGCTCATTCCTACCCTGAATGAGGAGCCAACAATAGGTGACCTGATTCAACGATTTTTAGATCTGGGATACACTGACATCCTTGTAATCGACGGGAAGAGTTCTGACCGGACACGGGAGATCGCAGCATCTTCAGGTGCAAAGGTTGTTATCCAGACCGGCAAAGGGAAGGGTAATGCGTTTATTCAGGCACTTGCGTTTCTTGAAAAACCTTATGTCCTGCTCCTTGACGGGGACGGTACCTACGATCCGGAGGATGCTGTTCACCTTTTAAAACCCCTCCTGATGGGGTATGATCAGTCGATCGGAAACCGCCTTGGCCAGGAGAACATTGTATCATTTCACCGCCTGAACCTGACCGGTAACAGGATTCTAAACTGGTTATTTAAGGTTGCCCATGGGAGATACCTGTATGATATCCTCTCCGGGTACCGGGCCTTTACGCTCTCGTCGCTCAGGCGTATGCACCTGTACGAGGAAGGGTTTGGTATCGAGACCGAGATATCATCAGAGGCGGTCAAGAACAAGGATAGGATTGCCGTGATCCCGGTGAAGTACGGGGTCAGGGTCGGGACGGTCACGAAACTAGATCCGATTCATGATGGGATTAAAATAGGCCGGACTATCTACCGGCTTGCCAAACTCAACAACCCGATCTTTTACTTTGGGATGATCGGAGCTCTCATCACCCTTGCCGGTGTGGTCATGGGGGTGTATATTATCAGTGAGTGGTTCAGGAAGATCGACCATATTCCACTTACGATCCTCTCCATGATGCTTGTCATCGCGGGGCTTCAGATATTCATGTTCGGGATTCAGTCTGATATGCTGCTTGCGTACCAGCGGGAGATGCTTCAGGAGATCCAGAATCTGCGGGAAGAAGTGGGATCAGGTAATAAATCTTTAAATGAATAA
- a CDS encoding PIN domain-containing protein — protein sequence MSILDRCRSSELTLLGSVAIDEEISYIVDYEKKAKALRAVSIIHEYLPITSDVLNLTKSYESYGLHLFDALHCACATVGNSIFLTTDDHIISTIRKNPTFGLIAHNPASWLMRVKYEDDQ from the coding sequence TTGTCGATACTTGACCGATGTCGGTCTTCTGAGTTGACATTGCTTGGAAGTGTGGCAATCGATGAGGAGATCTCATACATAGTCGATTATGAGAAGAAGGCGAAAGCTCTTCGTGCGGTTTCGATTATTCATGAATACCTGCCTATCACTTCAGATGTGCTGAACCTAACTAAATCGTATGAATCGTACGGGTTACATCTTTTCGATGCTCTTCATTGTGCTTGTGCAACAGTAGGAAATTCTATATTTTTAACAACCGATGATCATATCATATCGACGATCCGAAAAAACCCAACATTCGGGCTTATTGCACACAACCCGGCATCCTGGCTAATGAGGGTGAAATATGAAGACGATCAGTGA
- a CDS encoding glutamine amidotransferase family protein: MCGIIGVIDKTRENMDGSAIREALAIMDERGNGEGAGYAAYGVYPDYADLYAIHVFYDNIVEPKEKVEELLETWGMIEHDEEIPTYESGRMKKVHIPWRYFFRPNRKLMPQSDTPDDDIVTHLVMTVNTTINGALIFSSGKNIGVFKASGWPEEVADFYRVEDYEGYLWIAHNRYPTNTAGWWGGAHPFNLLNWSVVHNGEITSYGTNRRYIESFGYLCRMYTDTEVVAYLMDLLSRKHRLSPEHAVRAMAPPFWEEIERMEPAEQELNTAIRLTYGQAMMNGPFAIAVASHDSLVGFSDRIKLRPLVIGEHDQRLYISSEEAAIRTLDPAVKKISMPRAGQPIVGRVVA; encoded by the coding sequence ATGTGCGGAATAATTGGCGTGATTGATAAGACTCGCGAAAATATGGACGGGTCTGCAATCAGAGAAGCCCTCGCGATCATGGATGAACGAGGCAACGGTGAGGGCGCGGGATATGCTGCGTACGGAGTGTACCCGGATTACGCAGATCTGTATGCGATACATGTTTTTTACGACAACATAGTCGAGCCCAAGGAAAAAGTCGAAGAACTGCTTGAGACCTGGGGGATGATAGAGCATGACGAAGAGATCCCCACGTATGAGTCAGGCCGGATGAAGAAGGTCCACATCCCATGGAGATACTTCTTCAGACCGAACCGCAAGCTGATGCCCCAGAGTGATACTCCTGATGATGATATCGTCACTCACCTGGTGATGACAGTAAATACCACAATAAACGGAGCACTCATCTTCTCTTCAGGCAAGAACATTGGAGTCTTCAAGGCATCAGGATGGCCGGAAGAGGTTGCAGACTTCTACCGTGTTGAGGATTATGAGGGGTACCTCTGGATAGCACACAACCGGTATCCGACCAATACGGCAGGCTGGTGGGGAGGAGCTCATCCGTTCAACCTCCTGAACTGGAGTGTTGTCCACAACGGTGAGATCACATCCTACGGGACTAACCGGAGATATATCGAGAGTTTCGGATACCTCTGCCGGATGTACACCGACACCGAGGTCGTCGCGTACCTTATGGATCTGCTTTCCAGAAAGCACAGATTAAGTCCTGAACATGCTGTCCGTGCAATGGCTCCTCCATTCTGGGAGGAGATTGAGAGGATGGAACCTGCAGAGCAGGAGCTCAATACCGCTATCCGCCTCACATACGGCCAGGCGATGATGAACGGTCCGTTCGCAATCGCGGTAGCATCTCACGACTCTCTTGTCGGATTCTCGGATCGTATCAAACTCCGGCCTCTCGTCATCGGCGAGCATGATCAGCGGCTGTATATCTCAAGCGAAGAGGCAGCAATCAGGACCCTGGATCCTGCGGTAAAGAAGATCTCCATGCCCCGTGCAGGCCAGCCTATAGTCGGGAGGGTCGTGGCATGA
- the uppS gene encoding polyprenyl diphosphate synthase: MIRSLMEPLYEYFITRQCQYIPTHIAIIQDGNRRFAKKKGLATSYGHRVGADRTEEVLDWAQQLGIRYITLYIFSTENFNRTDTEVSDLFALFKEKLASIIDDERVHRYGIRIQMIGDRDLLPDDLRDAVERAEAATAHYDNFYLNMALAYGGRNEILQATKNILSDVRDHKLKGSEISEDLLEEYLYGKNITIPPVDLIVRTGNECRTSNFLPWLANGHESAVYFCAPYWPMFRKLDMLRAIRVYSQRKAQQQAGACT, encoded by the coding sequence ATGATCCGATCGCTCATGGAGCCTCTCTATGAATACTTCATCACCCGTCAGTGTCAGTATATTCCAACGCACATCGCAATTATCCAGGATGGTAATCGCCGGTTTGCCAAGAAGAAAGGCCTTGCCACATCGTATGGTCACCGGGTCGGGGCAGACAGGACTGAAGAGGTCCTGGACTGGGCACAACAACTTGGGATAAGGTACATCACGCTGTATATCTTCTCTACAGAGAATTTCAACAGGACAGATACCGAGGTCTCTGATCTCTTTGCCCTGTTCAAGGAGAAACTGGCAAGTATCATTGATGATGAGCGGGTTCACCGGTACGGAATCAGGATCCAGATGATCGGAGATCGCGATCTCCTTCCTGATGATCTCAGGGATGCAGTAGAGCGGGCAGAAGCAGCTACCGCCCATTATGATAACTTCTACCTGAATATGGCCCTTGCATATGGTGGCAGGAATGAGATCCTGCAGGCAACGAAGAATATTCTGAGCGATGTCAGGGATCACAAACTGAAGGGCAGCGAGATATCAGAAGATCTCCTGGAAGAGTACCTGTATGGGAAGAATATCACCATTCCTCCGGTCGATCTGATAGTCAGAACCGGTAATGAGTGCAGGACATCAAACTTCCTTCCCTGGCTTGCTAACGGGCATGAGTCAGCAGTTTACTTCTGTGCTCCGTACTGGCCGATGTTCAGGAAACTCGATATGCTCAGAGCAATCAGGGTCTACTCACAAAGAAAAGCACAACAACAGGCTGGAGCCTGTACCTGA
- a CDS encoding PAS domain S-box protein has protein sequence MPSDIIDIILHQLKNQNKALSISEIAKKANISRFTAARYLELLHFSGQVKRFEVGKAKKYMLTSELNLCSLSDLTSDLIIVLNSEFKIVFINDAYLNFSHLTKNMVIGRRIDALNLDVFSNLNILDLLQNCQVGELKNYILEINRNNCKFFYELTFIKVIITFFKTTISIVVEDITEKKRIDEELKFLATIVICSEDAIIGVDKTFFIKSWNVRAEGLFGYTPEEVIGLPISVLCPPKSNDFSNVFTRVINGESIHRQRCRRRCKDGSIVDMSQIITPVYSQSGEIVGSSIIYRDIKNKPKSRKLLDM, from the coding sequence ATGCCCTCAGATATCATCGATATCATCCTACATCAATTAAAAAACCAAAATAAGGCCTTATCAATATCAGAGATTGCTAAAAAAGCAAATATTTCCAGATTTACAGCAGCACGATACCTTGAACTTTTACATTTTTCAGGCCAGGTTAAGAGATTTGAGGTTGGGAAAGCTAAGAAATATATGCTTACTTCTGAACTGAATCTTTGTTCTTTATCTGATCTAACTTCAGATTTAATTATAGTTTTAAATAGCGAATTTAAAATCGTCTTTATCAATGATGCATATTTAAATTTTTCACACCTGACCAAGAATATGGTAATTGGCAGAAGAATTGATGCATTAAATCTAGACGTTTTTTCTAATTTAAACATCCTTGATCTGTTACAAAATTGCCAAGTTGGCGAGTTAAAAAATTATATTCTGGAGATAAATCGTAACAATTGCAAATTTTTTTATGAGTTAACCTTTATAAAAGTAATCATAACTTTTTTCAAGACTACAATTTCCATAGTTGTAGAAGATATTACTGAAAAAAAAAGAATTGACGAAGAATTGAAATTTCTTGCAACGATAGTCATTTGCTCTGAAGATGCTATTATCGGAGTAGACAAGACATTTTTTATAAAAAGTTGGAATGTTAGGGCTGAAGGATTATTTGGGTATACTCCAGAAGAAGTTATCGGTTTGCCCATTTCTGTTCTTTGTCCACCAAAATCCAACGATTTCTCAAATGTGTTTACTCGGGTGATTAATGGTGAGTCCATTCATCGACAGAGATGTAGAAGAAGATGCAAAGATGGTTCAATTGTTGACATGTCCCAAATTATTACGCCTGTGTATAGTCAATCTGGTGAGATTGTCGGCTCTTCTATTATCTATAGAGATATTAAAAACAAACCAAAATCCCGGAAACTACTTGACATGTAA
- a CDS encoding glutamate synthase-related protein, translating into MIIGSRPLKFQVTVDHDQCMLCGRCVDNCSYNVYRMEDGRIKINSRNCVACHRCLSQCPRDAIMIAERPCDYRSHPVWTDRVRENIFKQAESGKILSGGMGNTGDYPIIFDRIVLDACQVTNPSIDPLREPMELRTYIGKKPRQLDITYGPGNDVELNTKLGPNLKLETPIMIGHMSYGAISLNAQMAMAKAVSRIGSFMGTGEGGLHEGLYPYQNHMIVQIASGRFGVDVNYLNRGAAIEIKIGQGAKPGIGGHLPGEKVCADVSCTRMIPEGSDAISPAPHHDIYSIEDLKQLVLSLKEATEHQKPVFVKIAAVHNVAAIAAGIARSGADAVVIDGFRGGTGAAPAVFRDHVGIPIEAAVAAVDAKLRQQGIRNEVSIIASGGIRHSADVTKAICLGADAVYIGTAALVAMGCRVCGTCYRNLCAWGIATQQPDLVARLNTDEASVNVENLIHAWTLELAELMGAAGINSIESLRGNRDRLRGYMLDESMLDVLDIKPVGA; encoded by the coding sequence ATGATCATCGGATCACGCCCGCTGAAGTTTCAGGTAACTGTTGATCACGATCAGTGCATGCTCTGTGGCCGCTGCGTAGACAACTGTTCTTATAATGTCTACCGGATGGAAGACGGAAGAATAAAGATCAACTCCCGAAACTGTGTGGCCTGTCACCGCTGTCTCTCCCAGTGTCCCCGCGATGCCATCATGATCGCAGAACGACCGTGCGATTACCGAAGTCATCCGGTCTGGACAGATCGCGTTCGGGAAAATATTTTTAAGCAGGCTGAATCAGGCAAGATCCTTTCAGGTGGAATGGGAAATACCGGGGATTATCCGATCATCTTTGACAGGATCGTCCTTGATGCCTGCCAGGTCACCAACCCAAGTATCGATCCGCTCCGTGAACCGATGGAACTGCGGACCTATATCGGCAAAAAACCCCGCCAACTTGATATCACCTACGGTCCTGGCAACGATGTCGAGTTGAATACAAAACTTGGGCCTAACCTCAAACTCGAAACCCCGATCATGATCGGGCATATGAGTTATGGTGCAATCTCCCTCAATGCCCAGATGGCAATGGCAAAAGCGGTTTCACGGATCGGATCATTCATGGGGACCGGTGAAGGAGGGCTTCATGAAGGGCTCTACCCGTACCAGAACCACATGATCGTGCAGATTGCGTCTGGCAGGTTCGGTGTTGATGTCAATTACCTGAACCGGGGAGCAGCAATAGAGATCAAGATCGGTCAGGGAGCAAAGCCGGGTATCGGTGGACACCTTCCTGGTGAGAAGGTCTGTGCTGATGTCTCATGCACCAGGATGATTCCGGAAGGCAGTGATGCAATCAGTCCGGCTCCGCATCATGATATCTACTCTATAGAGGATCTCAAGCAGCTTGTTCTCAGTCTCAAGGAGGCTACTGAACACCAGAAGCCGGTCTTTGTAAAGATTGCAGCGGTGCACAACGTGGCAGCAATTGCAGCCGGTATCGCACGGTCAGGTGCCGACGCTGTTGTGATCGACGGATTCAGGGGAGGAACCGGTGCTGCACCGGCAGTCTTCAGGGACCATGTCGGTATCCCTATTGAGGCAGCGGTTGCAGCAGTAGATGCTAAGCTCCGTCAGCAGGGGATCAGGAATGAGGTCTCCATCATCGCATCAGGTGGTATCAGGCACAGTGCTGATGTCACGAAAGCGATCTGTCTCGGTGCGGATGCAGTGTACATCGGAACCGCTGCACTCGTTGCCATGGGATGCAGGGTCTGTGGAACCTGTTATCGTAATCTGTGTGCCTGGGGTATTGCAACCCAGCAGCCTGACCTTGTAGCACGTCTTAACACCGACGAAGCCTCGGTCAACGTCGAGAATCTGATCCATGCCTGGACACTCGAACTTGCAGAACTGATGGGAGCAGCCGGAATTAACAGTATCGAATCGCTGCGTGGAAACCGCGACAGGCTCAGGGGATACATGCTTGACGAGTCAATGCTGGATGTCCTTGATATCAAACCGGTGGGGGCCTGA
- a CDS encoding DUF99 family protein has translation MQLQKSGIRVLGIAESCSSREQSFLCGVVMRRDLHIDGFVFGTVTVGGDDATGEILKMIRDLDRHDLNLIMLSGCVIAWYNVIDPAAIHYQTGIPIICVSYEKSEGLEEHIRHHFPGDTGRINRYKALGERIEIPLPTGYSIFARGWGVTEKELARACIIFTHHGKIPEPLRVARIAARSMMQYTQARN, from the coding sequence ATGCAACTCCAGAAATCTGGCATCAGGGTTTTGGGAATTGCAGAGAGTTGCTCATCCAGGGAGCAATCTTTTCTCTGCGGTGTTGTGATGCGTCGTGACCTGCACATAGACGGATTTGTCTTCGGGACCGTGACAGTCGGGGGTGACGACGCCACCGGAGAGATTCTCAAGATGATCAGGGATTTGGATCGTCACGATCTGAACCTGATCATGCTCAGCGGATGTGTGATCGCCTGGTACAATGTCATTGATCCGGCAGCGATCCACTATCAGACCGGAATTCCGATCATCTGCGTCTCATATGAAAAGTCTGAAGGACTGGAGGAGCATATCAGGCATCATTTTCCTGGAGATACCGGGCGGATCAACCGGTACAAAGCATTGGGAGAAAGAATTGAGATTCCACTTCCGACCGGCTACTCAATATTTGCCCGGGGATGGGGAGTAACCGAGAAGGAACTCGCAAGAGCCTGTATCATATTTACTCATCACGGGAAGATCCCTGAACCACTCAGGGTTGCCCGCATCGCTGCCAGGAGCATGATGCAGTATACTCAGGCACGAAACTGA
- the glnA gene encoding type I glutamate--ammonia ligase → MSDAKVSEMIARVKADDVGFIRLQFTDILGIPKNVSIPTFQLEKALTEGIWIDGSSIEGFTRIDESDMILKPDIGTYAILPWRPSEKKVARFICDVYTYGNKPFEGDPRYVLRKNLEEAAKLGYTFNTGPELEFFVFQRDEEDNPTTKFADHGGYFDLAPNDKAEDLRRDIVLALTDMGFEIEASHHEVADSQHEIDFKYGDALSVADKVITFKFAAKTLALLYDMHITFMAKPIARINGTGMHCHGSLSKDGKNTFFDEKGEKQLSETALYYIGGLMKHAKAIARVGNPTINSYKRLVPGYEAPVYITWSAANRSAMIRVPAARGNSTRAELRSPDPTSNPYLLFAAMIAAGIDGVKNKIKPPAATDVNIYHLSEEERQKLGIEMLPGSLKEANDELLKDKVICDALGPHVVENLTNIAIAETDDYRLTVHDWEIQRYINNF, encoded by the coding sequence ATGTCTGATGCAAAGGTCAGCGAGATGATCGCTCGGGTAAAAGCCGATGATGTTGGATTCATCAGGCTCCAGTTCACGGATATCCTTGGTATCCCAAAGAATGTTTCAATTCCAACCTTCCAGCTTGAGAAAGCCCTGACTGAGGGTATCTGGATTGATGGTTCATCTATCGAGGGATTCACCCGGATTGATGAGTCAGATATGATCCTCAAGCCGGATATCGGCACCTACGCAATACTCCCATGGAGACCATCAGAGAAGAAGGTAGCCAGGTTCATCTGTGATGTGTACACCTATGGCAACAAGCCGTTTGAGGGTGACCCACGGTATGTGCTCAGGAAGAACCTGGAAGAAGCAGCAAAGCTCGGATATACATTCAATACCGGTCCGGAACTCGAGTTCTTTGTCTTCCAGCGTGATGAGGAAGATAACCCGACGACCAAGTTCGCTGACCACGGTGGCTACTTCGATCTGGCCCCCAATGACAAAGCAGAAGACCTTCGCCGTGATATCGTCCTTGCACTCACCGACATGGGCTTTGAAATTGAAGCATCACACCACGAAGTCGCTGACTCCCAGCATGAGATCGACTTCAAGTACGGTGATGCACTCTCTGTTGCAGATAAGGTTATCACCTTCAAGTTTGCAGCAAAGACGCTTGCTCTGCTCTATGATATGCATATCACCTTTATGGCAAAACCAATTGCCAGAATTAACGGTACTGGTATGCACTGCCATGGTTCCCTCAGCAAAGACGGGAAGAACACCTTCTTTGATGAAAAGGGAGAGAAGCAGCTCTCAGAGACTGCATTATACTATATCGGCGGTCTGATGAAGCACGCAAAGGCAATCGCCCGTGTTGGAAACCCGACCATCAACTCCTATAAGCGTCTGGTCCCAGGATACGAAGCACCGGTGTACATCACCTGGAGTGCAGCAAACCGGTCAGCCATGATCCGTGTTCCTGCAGCCCGTGGCAACAGTACCCGTGCAGAGCTTCGCAGCCCGGACCCAACCAGCAACCCATACCTTCTCTTCGCAGCAATGATTGCAGCAGGTATTGACGGTGTTAAGAACAAGATCAAGCCACCGGCAGCAACTGATGTCAATATCTATCATCTCAGCGAGGAAGAACGCCAGAAGCTCGGTATCGAGATGCTCCCAGGCTCACTGAAAGAAGCAAACGACGAACTCCTCAAGGACAAGGTCATCTGTGATGCTCTTGGACCGCATGTTGTCGAGAACCTGACCAATATTGCAATCGCCGAGACTGACGACTACCGCCTCACAGTCCACGACTGGGAGATCCAGCGGTACATCAACAACTTCTAA
- a CDS encoding undecaprenyl diphosphate synthase family protein, giving the protein MLYRFYEWWIARSLEHIPHYLCFMISDEEMRDDPGKISQVVDWCLEISSDVTRHYGRDAGIISITIHISTRDPDPDPQYLDLIRIIADRAHLIIHHGNETEDAGTGIPVAVAVGKSGREEIIDAIRQMADEQTNPEDVDEHKLEQYLTFQHQPDFVIKTGGSHLVDFLIWQSVYSELFFLDLNWRELRKVDLLRAFRDYQSRVRRFGA; this is encoded by the coding sequence ATGCTTTACAGGTTTTATGAATGGTGGATCGCGCGAAGCCTGGAGCATATTCCCCATTACCTCTGTTTTATGATCTCTGACGAGGAGATGAGGGATGATCCCGGAAAGATAAGTCAGGTGGTTGACTGGTGTCTTGAGATATCATCAGATGTTACCAGGCATTATGGAAGAGATGCAGGCATTATCAGCATCACTATCCACATCAGCACCCGTGACCCTGATCCCGATCCTCAGTATCTTGATCTTATCAGGATCATCGCAGATCGTGCACACCTTATAATCCATCACGGGAATGAGACAGAGGATGCAGGTACAGGAATTCCTGTCGCTGTTGCAGTTGGGAAATCAGGAAGGGAAGAGATCATCGATGCCATCAGACAGATGGCTGATGAACAGACGAATCCAGAAGATGTAGATGAGCATAAACTCGAACAATATCTCACCTTCCAGCATCAACCGGATTTTGTTATAAAGACCGGTGGCTCGCACCTGGTCGATTTCCTGATCTGGCAGTCAGTATATTCAGAACTCTTCTTCCTTGACCTGAACTGGAGAGAACTCAGAAAAGTTGATCTCCTCAGGGCATTTCGTGACTACCAGTCACGTGTCAGACGATTTGGAGCCTGA
- a CDS encoding 4Fe-4S cluster-binding domain-containing protein: MDDSSSEDIPPHSRLSAGCTLCFEGAKLVLFVTGLCQRSCWYCPLSGQRKNKDVIFANEHAITSPDEMIAVAHKMSALGTGITGGEPFAVIDRLVTYVTALKDEFGPSHQIHLYSGIAPSRDHLMQIRGLVDEVRLHPPHEDWSSIRGSAFHESVLNARELGFDIGVEVPSLPGIEAFLEIIDDLDFLNINELEWGESNASEMRGRGFELRGDVSNAVQGGREAVASILFHPKVHWCSSDFKDRVQLRMRLKRIAANTAREFDEITPDGTVVYGVCECDGDQSPVPGDLDQDLYARFDDRIEMAWWALESLVEVMPGKKYVIERYPDNGLIVEVTPL, encoded by the coding sequence ATGGACGATAGCAGTTCTGAAGATATTCCTCCTCACAGTCGGCTCAGTGCTGGCTGCACACTCTGTTTTGAGGGGGCTAAACTGGTTCTTTTTGTTACCGGCCTCTGCCAGAGATCATGCTGGTACTGCCCGTTATCAGGGCAGCGAAAAAACAAGGATGTCATTTTTGCAAATGAGCATGCCATCACATCTCCGGATGAGATGATCGCTGTTGCACACAAGATGTCAGCACTTGGCACAGGGATCACGGGTGGTGAGCCGTTTGCGGTCATTGACCGGCTGGTCACGTATGTAACAGCACTCAAGGATGAGTTCGGACCTTCTCACCAGATTCATCTGTACTCGGGGATAGCTCCGTCACGGGATCACCTGATGCAGATCAGGGGACTTGTTGACGAGGTGAGGCTTCATCCGCCTCATGAAGACTGGTCTTCAATCAGAGGCAGTGCCTTTCATGAGTCTGTCCTGAATGCAAGGGAACTCGGGTTTGATATCGGGGTAGAGGTTCCGTCCCTTCCTGGTATTGAGGCGTTCCTTGAGATCATTGATGACCTGGATTTTCTGAACATCAACGAACTTGAGTGGGGAGAGTCGAACGCATCAGAGATGCGGGGTCGGGGATTTGAACTCAGGGGCGATGTGTCAAACGCTGTCCAGGGCGGAAGGGAAGCCGTTGCATCCATCCTCTTTCATCCGAAGGTCCACTGGTGCTCATCTGACTTCAAGGATCGTGTGCAACTCCGGATGAGGCTGAAACGGATCGCTGCAAATACAGCCAGAGAGTTTGATGAGATAACACCTGATGGAACCGTCGTGTATGGTGTCTGTGAGTGTGATGGTGATCAGTCACCGGTGCCAGGCGATCTTGATCAGGATCTATACGCCCGGTTTGATGACCGGATCGAGATGGCATGGTGGGCACTCGAATCACTCGTAGAAGTTATGCCTGGCAAGAAGTATGTGATCGAGCGATATCCTGATAACGGATTGATTGTTGAGGTGACTCCGCTATGA
- a CDS encoding Coenzyme F420 hydrogenase/dehydrogenase, beta subunit C-terminal domain: MADTKSYKDLSKEVWDAGTCSGCGACVAVCPADALFFIDEPGINHPTSSGYCKMAIDCVPCGACYDACPRTREQKRETLGSYHRLLRAQATGMVPHQQNGGAVTAILTAAMQQGLIDGVVTLTEDRWTHRPSSILITSEGELIEHAGSRYNWSVPVLRSLKTAVVDRKLKHIAIVGTPCVVQAARAMKNSANDLLVPFGRSIRLIIGLFCTESFDYHTLMEDILKGSGLEPHQIAKMDVKGKLDLTLTDGSSSSLSLEEVARAVRQGCHTCGDFSALDADISAGSVGTPAGYTTLVVRTVDGEGFVDNAVQAGALTTSSEVETGIIEKLASAKQKRLN; encoded by the coding sequence ATGGCTGATACAAAGAGTTACAAGGATCTGAGCAAGGAAGTCTGGGATGCAGGAACCTGCAGCGGGTGCGGAGCATGTGTTGCTGTATGTCCTGCAGATGCATTGTTTTTCATCGACGAGCCTGGGATTAACCATCCGACATCATCAGGGTACTGCAAGATGGCAATCGATTGTGTCCCCTGCGGTGCATGTTATGATGCCTGTCCCCGGACACGTGAACAGAAGAGGGAGACTCTCGGGTCCTACCACCGTCTGCTCAGGGCTCAGGCAACAGGAATGGTTCCCCACCAGCAGAATGGTGGTGCGGTCACCGCAATCCTGACTGCAGCAATGCAGCAGGGACTTATCGATGGTGTAGTCACGCTCACCGAGGACCGGTGGACCCATCGCCCGAGTTCGATCCTGATCACCAGTGAAGGTGAACTGATTGAACATGCCGGTTCACGATACAACTGGTCTGTACCGGTCCTTCGCTCTCTCAAGACTGCAGTTGTTGACCGGAAACTGAAACATATCGCCATCGTCGGAACTCCCTGCGTTGTGCAGGCAGCCCGGGCTATGAAGAACTCTGCAAATGATCTTCTGGTTCCGTTCGGAAGATCCATCCGTCTGATCATCGGGCTCTTCTGCACCGAGAGTTTCGATTATCACACCCTGATGGAAGATATCCTGAAGGGTTCTGGTCTTGAACCCCATCAGATCGCGAAGATGGATGTTAAGGGAAAACTGGATCTCACTCTGACTGATGGTTCATCAAGCTCCCTCTCGCTTGAAGAGGTTGCACGGGCAGTACGACAGGGGTGCCACACCTGCGGTGACTTTTCAGCCCTTGATGCTGACATCTCGGCAGGATCAGTCGGGACTCCGGCTGGTTACACAACCCTGGTTGTCAGAACTGTTGACGGGGAAGGGTTTGTTGACAACGCTGTTCAGGCAGGCGCTCTCACTACCAGTAGCGAGGTCGAGACCGGAATTATAGAAAAACTTGCTTCTGCAAAACAGAAGCGGCTCAACTAA